The sequence tctaacaaaagaatttctaaaataatctttcgGTTATTAAACTGGTTAATTCTTAAAGACATTCTATGGaagaattattctaattaattactcTATTCGGGCGTGTTTATTGAAGAAGAACAGAATacattagaaaaatcttttattttgcttaaagaattttacataatatttaaaattattgttaactGCCCATACATtccttaaatgaaatatattacacCATTTAATAGcatgttcattttatatttcacaatttacaacaaaatttttcgaaatattcgactattatatgtatattactaatattatccattttaataagctatgctaaatatttattgattatctaTCAATTGTTCTAATTATCTGCTACAAactttacagatatattattctaaatatgaatCAGCACTTCTATTATAATTTGGATTGAATCCTATCGACATTCCTGGAAGAGGAAACATACCACCATAATACCCTGGATTAACATACATGTCATGACTTTGAGTAGAAGGATAACCAGGGACAACCAAGTAAAACATATTGCTGTTATTTTTAGATGCAAACTGATTTTCATTGACGTTTACTTCGTTGAAGAATTTAGTTTCATCGTCTTCAGATTCTCTGGGTTCACGTTTGATAAATGTTTGAGAATTGTAATAAGACCCATTCACTGGAAACCAGCCTTGATCAGCGATACTTCTGTCACAATAAAAGTTGGTTGGATATGGTGGTGGAGAAGAAATGTTATTCCACCAAAAATTTTCCATTGAACTTAACATATTAGGACTTTGACTGGAACTTAAAGGAGTCCTCTGAGGTGTAGTCTTTGATACCTCTTTTTTCGAGATGCTCCTTTcagtttttgtatatttatccTGTTAATGGAAATATAAGAAAGGTAAAATTCAACAGAACATgaaagacaaatatatatttcagaaaaatgaaacaagaacAGAAAGTTAAGCGAATCAACCAGCATCTTTTCTGATATTGAGATATAAgatgcattttgaatatttacaatCTGAAACAGAATTAAggcattttctattaaaat comes from Argiope bruennichi chromosome 2, qqArgBrue1.1, whole genome shotgun sequence and encodes:
- the LOC129962220 gene encoding heat shock factor protein 4-like translates to MKFPEKLWLIVNDCDTGAIGWGLSGDTIALEYDKFQEEYLDKDVGVFKTNNIASFVRQLNLYGFRKCNRYNDDKHEFKHPLFVKGRKDLIQFVKRKPGSSISLNSSARTPRRSKVKTNTEFAQSEKENVLNDKYTKTERSISKKEVSKTTPQRTPLSSSQSPNMLSSMENFWWNNISSPPPYPTNFYCDRSIADQGWFPVNGSYYNSQTFIKREPRESEDDETKFFNEVNVNENQFASKNNSNMFYLVVPGYPSTQSHDMYVNPGYYGGMFPLPGMSIGFNPNYNRSADSYLE